Proteins encoded within one genomic window of Humulus lupulus chromosome 1, drHumLupu1.1, whole genome shotgun sequence:
- the LOC133806101 gene encoding uncharacterized protein LOC133806101: MMVLNNGLETNAFRWSEKISGIKQKNIPISATFVNTRDQKKSFGLSSATKFGTGYFPSSGLGQVLKTKPMKRGNENGSCSDMEISFGSENAGDDLVKRRVFSKEDDLSDSATSTEISYNTQLSDGYYSSRLSPTVNRETTVRNDVAGRGFKNEKFSVHDTPSAPPLVDSRLEINQYANSTCTVGTKSIPLAEVTNGSVTHNPSVRTTAGLEANGSAHSLLPRLPAFQPRLISEHGSWCSVVSYDACVRLCLHAWALHGSGEVHCFLENECALLRDAFSLRHVLLQSEDELMERQGAAELVSQGAAQKSKKTFGKIKLQVRKVKIGSDPLPSCGTLPFINSSVLEKESLQRQYSHLKSNISSSWKSIQNVRLAPKVPANGSFSRQSLAYAKAVTRYMKQVSEVLKVGATNLCRGPLPYNQVVQETYFFLSKLKSSSDEDVVRMRPGAGEEHVFFPDGLGDYLLVDVQDSKGHLYGRAQVQVAAIADNPDEKLRWWPIYSDPEHDTIGRVQLYINYTTSSSDHPKCGSVAETMAYDYLLEVALKLQQFSQKNLILKGPWKWLVKEFSSYYGVSDVYAKLRYLSYIMDVATPTEYCLNLVYDLLSHVLIKGNSRNTLSHQEKRMLGDVEEQTKDILALVFENYKSLDESSPSGMMDIFRPANGLVAPALAPAVKLYTLMHDILSPEAQLKFCRYFQAATQKRLRRHLAETDEFVVSSNEGTLIDTSISYEKMKSLILNIRNEIFTDVEIHNQHMLPSFIELPNISSSIYSVELSSRLRAFLAARPPPGPSRPVSQLVIAAADLQRDLPLWNVNPVNGGVDAKELFRSYITRWIQDKRLDLLEFCKPDKVKSCCVGSQLSTSPFIDEMFNRIEEAINEYQIILCRWPEYISLLEKAIADVEKATFEAVEKQFNDVLAPLKDNLANKILGHKYVQKLSKGTVNIYLVPDELGVLLNSMRRLLDLRCPKIETLLKSWNYCFPDDVQSVIGEHLNDVKVMLRAKFRNYRQAIVEKLAENTRVQSLTKLKNIIRDSKEEDVQNQMQPLKDLLMKTIHHLDTVVEPPVFIQICCEFWERMGQDILHILEDGGEKRSWYKGLRVAVSILDDIFASEMQNLRGNSLHGKELELPGSIREIHSMLRNDAL; this comes from the exons ATGATGGTTCTCAATAATGGGTTGGAGACCAATGCCTTTAGATGGTCTGAAAAG ATCAGTGGAATCAAGCAAAAAAATATACCTATATCAGCTACGTTTGTCAACACAAGGGATCAAAAAAAAAGTTTCGGATTGTCTTCTGCAACCAAATTTGGAACCGGGTATTTTCCTTCATCTGGTTTGGGTCAGGTTCTGAAGACAAAACCAATGAAGAGGGGAAATGAAAATGGTTCGTGTTCAGACATGGAGATCTCCTTTGGGTCAGAGAATGCGGGTGATGATTTAGTTAAGCGACGGGTTTTTAGTAAGGAAGATGATTTGTCAGACTCTGCCACGAGTACTGAAATTTCATACAACACACAATTATCAGATGGTTATTATTCTTCAAGGCTTTCTCCCACGGTTAATCGAGAAACGACAGTCAGGAATGATGTTGCTGGTAGAGGCTTTAAGAATGAGAAGTTTTCTGTTCATGATACTCCTAGTGCTCCTCCATTGGTTGATTCTCGTCTAGAGATCAATCAATATGCAAATTCCACTTGTACTGTAGGCACAAAAAGCATTCCTTTAGCAGAAGTTACTAATGGCAGTGTAACCCATAACCCATCAGTTAG GACTACTGCTGGTTTGGAAGCTAATGGATCTGCACATTCTTTACTTCCTCGTCTCCCAGCATTTCAACCAAGGCTGATCAG TGAGCATGGTAGTTGGTGTTCTGTGGTTTCCTATGATGCTTGTGTTCGCCTTTGTCTTCATGCTTGGGCTCTACACGGTTCTGGTGAAGTGCACTGTTTCTTGGAAAATGAATGTGCATTGCTGCGAGATGCCTTCAG TCTACGGCATGTTCTACTCCAATCAGAGGACGAGTTAATGGAAAGACAGGGAGCTGCAGAGCTAGTTAGCCAGGGAGCTGCTCAAAAATCGAAGAAAACATTTGGCAAGATAAAATTGCAAG TGCGTAAAGTGAAAATTGGTTCCGACCCACTTCCTTCCTGCGGCACCTTACCTTTTATAAATTCATCAGTGCTCGAGAAAGAATCCTTGCAAAGACAATATTCTCATTTGAAATCAAACATATCTTCTAGTTGGAAGTCTATACAGAATGTTCGTCTAGCTCCAAAGGTTCCTGCAAATGGCTCCTTTTCTCGCCAGAGTTTGGCTTATGCGAAAGCTGTCACCAGGTATATGAAGCAGGTCTCTGAGGTTCTAAAAGTAGGAGCAACAAATTTATGTCGTGGCCCCCTACCATATAATCAAGTGGTTCAAG AAACATACTTTTTCTTGTCAAAATTAAAGAGTTCGTCTGACGAGGATGTAGTTCGTATGCGACCAGGAGCTGGTGAAGAACATGTGTT CTTTCCAGATGGTCTTGGTGATTATTTGCTTGTTGATGTTCAAGATTCTAAGGGACATCTTTATGGTCGAGCCCAAGTTCAAGTGGCTGCCATAGCCGATAATCCA GATGAGAAGCTGCGGTGGTGGCCAATATACAGTGATCCAGAGCATGATACTATTGGCAGAGTACAATTGTACATAAATTATACAACAAGTTCAAGTGATCATCCTAAG TGCGGCTCTGTTGCAGAAACTATGGCATATGATTATCTCCTAGAAGTTGCTTTGAAACTTCAGCAATTTAGCCAGAAAAATTTGATACTAAAAGGCCCCTGGAAGTGGCTTGTGAAAGAATTTTCATCGTACTATGGAGTGTCAGATGTGTATGCCAAATTAAG ATATCTTTCATATATAATGGACGTGGCTACGCCAACGGAGTACTGTCTGAACTTGGTATATGATTTGCTATCTCATGTATTGATCAAGGGAAACAGCAGAAATACCTTGAGTCATCAAGAG AAACGAATGCTAGGAGATGTAGAAGAACAAACTAAAGACATACTTGCTTTGGTTTTTGAAAACTACAAGTCACTTGATGAGTCGTCACCATCTGGAATGATGGACATTTTTAGGCCGGCTAATGGGTTGGTGGCCCCTGCTTTGGCTCCTGCTGTTAAATTGTACACTCTTATGCATGATATTTTGAGCCCTGAGGCACAGTTGAAATTCTGCAGATATTTTCAG GCTGCTACGCAGAAGAGGTTAAGAAGGCACTTGGCAGAAACAGATGAGTTTGTAGTGAGCAGCAATGAGGGAACACTGATTGATACTTCAATATCTTACGAGAAAATGAAATCTCTGATTTTGAATATCAGAAATGAAATTTTTACAGACGTGGAAATTCACAATCAGCATATGCTTCCAAG TTTTATAGAGCTTCCAAATATTTCTTCTTCAATATATAGCGTGGAGCTCTCCAGTAGACTGCGTGCATTCCTTGCTGCACGCCCTCCTCCTGGTCCATCCCGTCCTGTTTCTCAACTTGTTATTGCAGCCGCTGACCTTCAAAGGGATCTTCCCCTCTGGAATGTCAA TCCTGTTAATGGTGGAGTTGATGCCAAAGAGTTATTCCGCTCATATATTACCCGCTGGATTCAAGACAAGCGGCTTGATTTGCTTGAGTTTTGCAAACCAGATAAG GTGAAATCATGCTGTGTTGGATCGCAGCTTTCAACGTCTCCATTTATTGATGAGATGTTCAATCGCATAGAGGAGGCAATCAATGAATATCAAATCATTCTTTGCCGCTGGCCAGAATATATATCTCTCTTGGAGAAA GCCATTGCAGATGTTGAGAAAGCAACTTTTGAAGCTGTAGAGAAGCAGTTTAATGATGTTCTGGCACCGTTGAAGGATAATCTGGCAAACAAGATATTGGGACACAAATATGTCCAGAAACTATCAAAAGGAACAGTTAACATCTATTTGGTCCCAGATGAG CTGGGAGTTCTTTTAAATTCAATGAGAAGGTTGCTGGACTTGAGATGCCCAAAAATAGAAACCTTGTTGAAGTCTTGGAATTATTGCTTTCCTGATGATGTTCAATCAGTCATAGGAGAACATCTGAACGATGTAAAAGTTATGCTGAGAGCCAAATTTAGAAACTACAGGCAGGCAATTGTAGAGAAACTGGCAGAGAAT ACAAGAGTGCAAAGTTTAACAAAGTTGAAGAACATAATTAGAGACTCGAAAGAAGAAGATGTACAAAACCAAATGCAACCATTAAAAGATCTACTGATGAAGACTATTCATCACCTTGATACTGTTGTTGAACCTCCGGTGTTCATACAAATCTGTTGTGAATTCTGGGAACGAATGGGACAG GATATTCTGCATATTTTGGAAGATGGGGGAGAGAAGAGGTCCTGGTACAAAGGATTAAGAGTTGCAGTATCT ATTCTGGACGACATATTTGCATCAGAAATGCAGAACTTGCGCGGGAATTCTTTGCATGGGAAAGAACTGGAGCTACCAGGATCCATTAGAGAAATCCATTCCATGCTCCGCAATGATGCTTTGTAA